In Desulfurispora thermophila DSM 16022, the genomic window GAATACCGTAGGCCCTGGCCACATCGTAAGCCTCGCTGCCCAGCAAGACCAGGCGGTTGTCTTTCACCACATCGTAGAAAATGGCCTTGACCGCCCGCTTGTCCACATCGGGAAAGACCAGTTCATCACCGGCCAGGGGGGTATTCTTGAATTTTCCGTAGTTGACCAGTTCCTTGATGGCATTAATGCCGGGTTCGGGGAAGGTGAAACAGGGAATACCGGCCTGGGCCAGCATGTCCGCGCCTTCCTGCAGCGACCCCCCACCCATATAGGCGGCAAAGAAAGGTTTTTCCGGATAACGATCCCGCATTTCAATAAATACCCGGCTGGTTTCCACCGGTTCGGTCACCGCCGTCGGGCACATGAGAAGGATCACACTGTCAGTGTTGGGATCGGCGCAAACCTTTTCCAGAGCGAAGCGATAGCGATCGGTCTTGGCATCGCCCAACACGTCCACCGGGTTGTAAATGCCGGCCTCCGGCGGCAGGCCGGCCCTGAGTTCGTCCAGCGTTTCTTTGGTAAAGCGGGACATTTGCAGACCTTTCAATTCCACGTTGTCCGTGGTGATAATGCCAGGGCCGCCCGAGTTGGTCACAATGGCCACCTTGTCGCCGCGGGGCACGGGACACTTGGAAAAAGCAATGGCCAGGTCGAAAAGCTCGGTCATGCTGCGGGCCCGGATCACCCCGCACTGTTTAAAGGCTGTATCATAGGCCAGGTCACTGCCGGCCAGCGCACCCGTGTGGGAGGATGCTGCCAGAGCGCCCGCCTGGCTGGTACCCGATTTCAAAATAATTACCGGCTTCTTGCGGGTGGCTTTGCCCACCACTTCCAGGAAGCGCGCTCCATCCATAACATCTTCAATATAGCAAAGAATTACGCGGGTATACGGGTCGTCAGCCGCTTCTTCAATGAAATCGATTTCGGAAAGGTCGGCCTTGTTGCCCAGGCTGACCACCTTGGAAAAGCCCAGACCGATGGAACGGCTCCAATCCAGAATGGCGATCATCATAGCGCCGCTCTGGGAATAGAAAGCAATATCGCCCTTCAAGGGGAACCCTTTGGCAAAAGAGGTATTGATGGGCACGTGGGTATCCATCATGCCAGCGCAGTTGGGGCCCAGGTTGCGCATGCCGTACTGCCGGCAGATGTTGATCAACTCTTTTTCCGCTTCCAGACCTTCCTTACCCAGCTCCTTAAAGCCGGCCGTGATGGTTACCAGGTGTTTCACACCATGCTCGCCACACTCCCTGGCCACTGGCAACACCAGTCTGGCCGGCACGGAAATCACCGCCAGATCCACTTTTTCCGGCAATGCGGCCAGTGAGGGATAGGCAGCCAGGCCCAGGATCTCTTTATCCTTGGGGTTAATTGGATAAATCCGGCCCGGATAGCCACAATCCAGCATGTTGCGCAAAATGGCGTAGCCAATTTTGCCCGGCGTGTTGGAAGCGCCGATAATTGCTACCGAATTGGCATCGAAAAAGTTTTTTAACTGACTCATCGTCCACCCCTCAACTCGTATAATTGTGTTAATATTGCCAATAATGCCGCATACATAACCTAAACTACCAGTTTCTTGTGTACATTATAAATTAACCTTAATTTGAGTAAAACCTAAAACACTAAAATAGTACTATTAAAAATAAATTAATTTTAATATACTTATCAGAATTTTAAGTTTGATCTCTTGATATCTCCCCACAAATTTTGCAAATCCGCACTGTGCAGGGCGCTAATGCACCTTTCGCGCAACTCGGGGTAGCTTTGCCGCAGCAAAGCCACCAGTTGTTTCACTTCCTGCCTTTTAGTATTTTTACTGGCCGGGCAGGGATTTTCCAGAACCGGCACCTCCGCCATTGCAGCAATTTGTACCACATACTCCTGGGGCAAATACACCAGGGGCCGGATCATATGAAGACCGGCTCTATCCAAATACGTGTTGGGCATAAAAGTGCGCAACTGGCCATTGTAAAACAGGCTCATGAAGAAGGTATCCACCACATCGTCCATATGATGACCCAGAGCCACTTTGTTGCAACCCAGCTCCAGAGCCTTGTTGTTCAGCGCTCCCCGTCGCAAATTGGCACAAAGGGCGCAGGGGTGTTTTTCCTGCCGGGTTTCAAAGACAACCTCGCCAATATCGGTCTTCTGGTGAATAAAGGGCACGCCGAGACGCGCGCAAAACTCCTGCAAAGGCCTGGTATCCATGCCAAAGCCCAGATCCAAAAAAATGCCATAAAGTTGAAAATCCACCGGCGCCGTGCGCCACACCTGATGCAACAGGTACAGGAGCACGCCGCTGTCTTTTCCCCCTGACAGCCCCACCGCTACACGGTCACCGTTCTGCAACATCTGAAAATTGACCATGGCTCTCTTCACTTTTCCCAATACATGCTTTAAAAAACTCTTCTTCATCAATTCTGCCGCCCTTTCTGCATTTCTTACCCCATCTAGCATAAAAAAAAACCGGCTGCCTGACAACAGGCTGCTTTGTGGCATTTTTTAGATTATTCCCTTTCCCTACTGCAGCGCGGGCAGGACACCCGAGCATGCCGTCGAATATTATAAAAAATATAAAGATTAGCGCAGGTGATAAAACCATGAACTGGCTGTTGCCCTTTGTTTTGAGCGCCCTGTCCCTGCTGCTGGCTGATTATCTGGTACCCGGCATACACTTTTCAGGTATCGGTGCGGCTCTGGTGGCGGCAGTGGTCCTGGGAGTGGTCAACACACTGCTCCGGCCGCTACTGATTATTCTCACCCTGCCTCTTTCCGTCCTGACCCTGGGCATCTTCGTGCTGGTGATCAACGGGGTTTGCTTTGCCCTGACCGCCGCTCTGGTGCCGGGCTTTCAGGTCTACAGTTTCGGGGGCGCCTTCTGGGGAGCGCTCACCACCGGTATTCTCAACTGGCTGATCCAGACCCTATTCTGGAAACGGGGTGAATAAATGGTGGGTTATATTCCCTGTCCGCCGGAAATTGCCGAAATAATAGCCGAAAACGACTATGAAGCGATTATTTACGTTGATCAGGCGGGTATTATCCGCTGGATCAACAAGGGCTACACCGACTTTATACAACTGACCCAGCAGGATTGTATCGGTAAATTTGTCAAGGATGTTTTCCCCCAGAGCAAACTGCTGGAAGCCATGCAATCCGGCAAACCGCAGTACGGTGAGCTGTGGGAACTGGGAGGGCAACAGCTCATTGTGCACCGCTGGCCCATTTACTGTAACGGTCAGCTGGTGGGTTGCCTGGGGAAGAGTGTTTTCCGCGACCAGCTGGACCTGGCCAAAAAATTTGCCCATCGCATTCAAAAACTGGAAAGGGAGTTGCATGGCTACCGGAATGCCCTGGCCAGAGAAAGCCGGGCCAAGTACACAACCGAGCAGATCATCGGTCAGAGCGAAAAAATCACCCGCCTGCGGGCCAAAATTCTGCGCATTGCCCGCACCACCTCCACAGTGTTGATCACAGGTGAAAGTGGCACGGGCAAAGAGCTGATCGCCCACGCCATTCACAACGCTTCCAACCGCAGCCATATGCCCTTCGTCCGGGTCAACTGCACCACCATCCCGGAAGAACTGCTGGAATCCGAGCTCTTTGGCTATGAGGAAGGTGCCTTTACGGGAGCCAGAAAAGGGGGCAAGCTGGGCAAATTTGAACTGGCCCAGGGCGGCACCATATTTCTGGATGAAATAGGCGACATCAGCCGCACCATGCAGGCCAAGCTCTTGCGGGTGTTACAGGAAAGGGAAATCGAGCGGGTGGGCGGTACGCACTCCATCAGTGTCAATGTAAGAGTAATTGCCGCCACCAACCGCAACCTGGAAGAAATGATCCGCAACCAGCTCTTCCGGGAGGACCTGTACTACCGGCTGAACGTGGTACTGCTGCAGCCTCCACCCCTGCGAGAAAGAAAAGAGGATATTCCCCTGCTCACAGAGCACCTGCTGCACAAAATTTGCCACCGCCTGTCCACAAAAGAAAAAAAGGTGCATCCCGAGGTGATTGACCTGTTCCAAAAATACGACTGGCCCGGCAATGTGCGCGAGCTGGAAAATATGCTGGAGCAGGCGGTGAACCTTTGTGACACTGATGTTTTGACACCGCTTGATTTCCCGGCCCTGTTGCGCCGTATTTCCTTCCGGAGCAAGAGAGAATACAAGTCCCTGAACCAAGCGCTGGCCGCGGCTGAGAAGGATATTTTGGTCAACACCTTGCTGCAAACCGGTAATAACAAAAAAGAAGCCGCCCGCCTGCTGGGCATCCACCGCTCCGTGCTCTACCGCAAACTGGCCAGGCATAATTTATTATAATGATAACGGCAGTGTTTACCACCACCACCGGGAGACACACCGTGTCTCATTTATGCAACACATTTAAACGCACAGCTGGCGCAACTTCGCAAGGTTTGCTGGCAAGCACGTCCCGGCAACAGGACACGACAAAAAAAATATTATTAATATATTTGGCGACATTATTCTGTATCTATTGATATGCCTGAATTTTTTATTTATTAGAATTGTCATAAATAACAGGCATTGTTTTTGCTGTACCTCCTAGGTGCCAGGTTTTCTGCACCAGAAGGAGGTATTATTGTGCGTACCTATATGGAAGAATACAAATCTAAACTGGTAACCGCCGACGAAGCGGTTAAAGCGGTAAAATCCGACACCTGGATTGATTACGGCACTTTCATGGGCCAGGTGGTAGAACTGGACAAAGCTCTGGCCAAACGCAAAGATGAACTGCGTAATGTAAAAATCCGCTCGGCAGCCCGGGTAATGGGCCCACCGGCCGTATGCATGGCCGACCCGACCAAAGAACATTTCATTTTCAACAGCGGCCACTTCACGGTTGTTGATCGTCGCCTGAGCGACTACGGCCTGGCCTACTACATCCCGCTGCTTTTCCGGGATATTGAAAGCTATCATCAATATACCGAACATCCGGATGTGGCCATGATTTCGGTCAGCCCCATGGACAAGCACGGCTTCTTTAATTTCGGCCTGAACAACGTTTTCAGCTACGCCACCTTGAAAAAGGCCAAAACCGTCATTGTCGAAGTCAACCCCAATATGCCCTACGTTTACGGTGGCCACCAGGAATGCATTCACATCTCCGAGGTGGACTATATTGTGGAGGCCAACTGGCCACTCCTGCCCATTCCCGACCTGCCGCCCAGCGATGTGGACAAGAAGATCGCCGAGCTGATTCTGCCCCATATCGAAGACGGCAGTTGCATCCAGCTGGGCATTGGCGCCCTGCCCAATTTTCTGGGTAAAATCATCGCCGAGTCTGATTTAAAAGATCTGGGCGTACACAGTGAAATGCTTTGCGACTCCTTTGTGGATATGTACGAAAGCGGCCGCATTACCGGACGCCGCAAAAACATCGACAAGGGCAAGATGGTCTTCACCTTTGCCCTGGGCAGCCAGAAGCTGTATGACTTTATCGACCGCAACCCGGTAGTGGCCTCCTATCCGGTGTTATACACCAACACGCCGCATATCATTGCCCAGAACGATAAAGTTGTCTCCATCAACAATGCACTGGAAGTGGACCTGTTCGGCCAGGTGGCTGCGGAGTCTTCCGGCCCGCGCCATATCAGCGGTACGGGCGGCCAGGTGGACTTCATCGAGGGAGCGGCCCTTTCCCGGGGCGGCAAAGCCTTTATCGCGCTGCAATCTACTTATACCGACAAAAATGGCGAGCTCAAATCGCGCATCCGGCCCACACTGGAACCGGGCACCATCGTCACCACCACCCGCAGCACGGTGATGTACCTGGTCACCGAATATGGCGTGACCTGCCTGCGCGGCATGAGCACCTGGGAGAGAGCGGAAGCTTTGATCAATTTAGCTCATCCCAAATTCCGGGAGGAACTGATCCGGGAAGCCCAGCGCATGAACATCTGGACACCTTCCAACAAACGCCCCACCGTAGCCCAGGCAGCAATATAATGCTGTATGTGTAAAAAAACACCGGAAAGCGTCAGTGCTTTTCCGGTGTTTATCATTTTGAGGAGGCATGCATTGCGGTAGCTGCAAGATGATCTTATCATATAACAAACCGGTCAAACAATACAAAGCCATTGCCAGAAAAGGAAGCCGCCTAGCAATGTGACAGGAAAAGGTGAAAGGCGCTGCCCTGTCCGGCCACGCTCTGCACCACCAGGCCGGCCCGGTGCATACCGGCAATCCAGCGAGCAATGGCCAGACCCAGACCTGTTCCGCTGATTCCCCGCACATGCCGGCTGCGGTAAAACCTCTCAAATATCTGCGGCAAATCTTCTGCCGGAATGCCCATCCCGCTATCGTGTACGCTAATGGCCACACAGGCACCTTCCGGCAGGCCACTCGCTTGGTACGATGCTGCCACCGGCCACTTGTCCAGCACTTCCGCGGCATTTTGCACCACCCGGGCGGATAACTTGACCTGACCGCCGGGCGGGGTGTATTTAAAGGCGTTCTCCAGCAAAATCAAGAGTAATTGTTTCAGCAGGGCCGGGTTGCCTTCCACACAGGTTTCCGCCGGCAGGGATTGGATGCTGGCGTTAAAGCTCACTTCTCCGGCTAATATTTGGGCGCTGCGTGCCACTTCGGCCAGCAGCTCGGAAAGCTCCAGGCGGGACATCTGCACCTCCTGCCCGGCATCAGCCCTGGCCAGGGTTAACAGCTCGCTGACCATATCGCTCAGGCGCTGCGCCTCGGCAGCAATATCTGTGAGCGCTTCCCGCATCAGCAACCTGTCACATTCCCCCATTTTCAAGAGCAACTCGGCATTGCCGCGGATGGTAGTAAGGGGGGTGCGCAGTTCATGTGAAGCGTCAGCAATAAAGCGGCGCTGGGCCTCGTTGGTTTCCTCCAGACGGCGGTAGGCCTGCGCCATGCGGTTAAACATGTCATTCAGAGTTTCTGTCAGGCGGCCCAATTCATCCGGCGGACCCTTGTACTCTATGCGCCTGGCCAGATCACTGCCGCTCTTG contains:
- the acs gene encoding acetate--CoA ligase alpha subunit, producing the protein MSQLKNFFDANSVAIIGASNTPGKIGYAILRNMLDCGYPGRIYPINPKDKEILGLAAYPSLAALPEKVDLAVISVPARLVLPVARECGEHGVKHLVTITAGFKELGKEGLEAEKELINICRQYGMRNLGPNCAGMMDTHVPINTSFAKGFPLKGDIAFYSQSGAMMIAILDWSRSIGLGFSKVVSLGNKADLSEIDFIEEAADDPYTRVILCYIEDVMDGARFLEVVGKATRKKPVIILKSGTSQAGALAASSHTGALAGSDLAYDTAFKQCGVIRARSMTELFDLAIAFSKCPVPRGDKVAIVTNSGGPGIITTDNVELKGLQMSRFTKETLDELRAGLPPEAGIYNPVDVLGDAKTDRYRFALEKVCADPNTDSVILLMCPTAVTEPVETSRVFIEMRDRYPEKPFFAAYMGGGSLQEGADMLAQAGIPCFTFPEPGINAIKELVNYGKFKNTPLAGDELVFPDVDKRAVKAIFYDVVKDNRLVLLGSEAYDVARAYGIPAAPIVLATSPDEAVEEAEKMGYPVVMKVASPKILHKTDVGGVKVGLKNAAEVRNAFVEIMENVTRLMPQAVVYGIEVQKMMPKGNELIIGMTRDVQFGPMIGCGLGGIYVNLLKDVSFRLARGLTRKEIEAMLAETKAYTLLRGYRGEQPSDIPALVEAIARVARLVLDFPEITEMDINPVFTYPNGLSALDVKITISLS
- a CDS encoding tRNA 2-thiocytidine biosynthesis TtcA family protein, translating into MKKSFLKHVLGKVKRAMVNFQMLQNGDRVAVGLSGGKDSGVLLYLLHQVWRTAPVDFQLYGIFLDLGFGMDTRPLQEFCARLGVPFIHQKTDIGEVVFETRQEKHPCALCANLRRGALNNKALELGCNKVALGHHMDDVVDTFFMSLFYNGQLRTFMPNTYLDRAGLHMIRPLVYLPQEYVVQIAAMAEVPVLENPCPASKNTKRQEVKQLVALLRQSYPELRERCISALHSADLQNLWGDIKRSNLKF
- a CDS encoding phage holin family protein, with translation MNWLLPFVLSALSLLLADYLVPGIHFSGIGAALVAAVVLGVVNTLLRPLLIILTLPLSVLTLGIFVLVINGVCFALTAALVPGFQVYSFGGAFWGALTTGILNWLIQTLFWKRGE
- a CDS encoding sigma-54 interaction domain-containing protein yields the protein MVGYIPCPPEIAEIIAENDYEAIIYVDQAGIIRWINKGYTDFIQLTQQDCIGKFVKDVFPQSKLLEAMQSGKPQYGELWELGGQQLIVHRWPIYCNGQLVGCLGKSVFRDQLDLAKKFAHRIQKLERELHGYRNALARESRAKYTTEQIIGQSEKITRLRAKILRIARTTSTVLITGESGTGKELIAHAIHNASNRSHMPFVRVNCTTIPEELLESELFGYEEGAFTGARKGGKLGKFELAQGGTIFLDEIGDISRTMQAKLLRVLQEREIERVGGTHSISVNVRVIAATNRNLEEMIRNQLFREDLYYRLNVVLLQPPPLRERKEDIPLLTEHLLHKICHRLSTKEKKVHPEVIDLFQKYDWPGNVRELENMLEQAVNLCDTDVLTPLDFPALLRRISFRSKREYKSLNQALAAAEKDILVNTLLQTGNNKKEAARLLGIHRSVLYRKLARHNLL
- a CDS encoding acetyl-CoA hydrolase/transferase family protein; this encodes MRTYMEEYKSKLVTADEAVKAVKSDTWIDYGTFMGQVVELDKALAKRKDELRNVKIRSAARVMGPPAVCMADPTKEHFIFNSGHFTVVDRRLSDYGLAYYIPLLFRDIESYHQYTEHPDVAMISVSPMDKHGFFNFGLNNVFSYATLKKAKTVIVEVNPNMPYVYGGHQECIHISEVDYIVEANWPLLPIPDLPPSDVDKKIAELILPHIEDGSCIQLGIGALPNFLGKIIAESDLKDLGVHSEMLCDSFVDMYESGRITGRRKNIDKGKMVFTFALGSQKLYDFIDRNPVVASYPVLYTNTPHIIAQNDKVVSINNALEVDLFGQVAAESSGPRHISGTGGQVDFIEGAALSRGGKAFIALQSTYTDKNGELKSRIRPTLEPGTIVTTTRSTVMYLVTEYGVTCLRGMSTWERAEALINLAHPKFREELIREAQRMNIWTPSNKRPTVAQAAI
- a CDS encoding sensor histidine kinase yields the protein MSVRLRLTLLYSLVLGLTLAIFGLVVYFTMYRALSSEIDRNLYSRADTVTRQIRVSDSQLFSLQKIILPDVDVFATPGVYLQVVDSSGRLVAHSSNLGMQSLPLSEETLALAREGKCFLETVQAGRQRLRVYNQPLFVGDKLAGILQVGQSLSQVQAVLLRLRILLTFIGLVMLFCATLLGWTLARAAFAPVERIIRAAAAIKSGSDLARRIEYKGPPDELGRLTETLNDMFNRMAQAYRRLEETNEAQRRFIADASHELRTPLTTIRGNAELLLKMGECDRLLMREALTDIAAEAQRLSDMVSELLTLARADAGQEVQMSRLELSELLAEVARSAQILAGEVSFNASIQSLPAETCVEGNPALLKQLLLILLENAFKYTPPGGQVKLSARVVQNAAEVLDKWPVAASYQASGLPEGACVAISVHDSGMGIPAEDLPQIFERFYRSRHVRGISGTGLGLAIARWIAGMHRAGLVVQSVAGQGSAFHLFLSHC